One window of the Oscillospiraceae bacterium genome contains the following:
- a CDS encoding glycosyltransferase yields MKILMVNKFLYSRGGCENYMLYLAEHLTKLGHEIEFFGMYDENNTVGNSVGLYTQNMDFHSKGVARFLYPFKIIYSFEAKKKIMQVIDDFQPDIVHMNNINFQLTPSMIYGIKKKGIPVVQTVHDYQMICPNHLLYNFDKNEICEKCLKGAYMGCIKNKCIHDSRVKSIIGAIEARLYSLLGTYKKVDLYISPSYFLEQKLLSAKKLYKGKTKTIHNFINKEQFSCQESNYENYIAFAGRLSKEKGVELLAETAKLLPEYTFMVAGDGPDKHLLENIENVKLVGFLSGQKLIDFIAKAKVLAVPSIWYENCPLSILEAQCMGVPVITMNHGGMAELIEDGVTGILVKESTPQEFAAGLQRALASDEYCNSLRENCKNAREQILSVEEYAKILMEEYKKLMKR; encoded by the coding sequence ATGAAAATTCTGATGGTAAATAAATTTCTCTATTCCAGAGGCGGTTGTGAGAATTATATGTTGTATCTTGCAGAACATTTAACCAAACTGGGACATGAAATTGAATTTTTCGGAATGTACGACGAAAATAATACGGTAGGAAATTCCGTCGGTCTTTATACCCAAAATATGGACTTCCACTCGAAAGGTGTGGCAAGATTTTTATATCCTTTCAAAATCATTTATTCTTTTGAGGCAAAAAAGAAAATTATGCAGGTGATAGATGATTTTCAGCCGGATATCGTTCATATGAACAACATCAATTTCCAATTGACTCCCTCTATGATTTACGGCATCAAAAAGAAAGGCATTCCGGTTGTCCAAACTGTGCACGATTATCAGATGATTTGCCCGAATCACTTGCTGTATAATTTTGACAAAAATGAAATTTGCGAAAAATGTTTAAAAGGGGCCTATATGGGCTGCATCAAAAATAAATGTATCCATGATTCCCGGGTAAAGAGTATTATCGGAGCGATTGAAGCGAGATTGTATTCCCTTTTGGGAACGTATAAAAAGGTTGATTTGTATATCAGCCCCAGCTATTTTTTAGAGCAAAAACTGTTGTCTGCCAAGAAATTATACAAAGGCAAGACAAAAACAATTCATAATTTTATCAATAAAGAGCAATTTTCTTGTCAGGAAAGCAACTACGAAAATTATATTGCTTTTGCCGGAAGACTCTCCAAAGAAAAGGGGGTTGAACTTCTGGCAGAAACTGCAAAACTTCTTCCGGAATACACCTTTATGGTAGCGGGAGACGGCCCTGATAAGCATTTGCTGGAAAATATTGAAAATGTGAAGCTTGTAGGCTTTTTGAGCGGTCAAAAGCTGATTGATTTTATTGCAAAAGCCAAAGTCCTTGCAGTGCCGTCAATCTGGTATGAAAACTGTCCTCTTTCCATCCTGGAGGCGCAGTGTATGGGGGTTCCTGTAATCACCATGAATCACGGAGGAATGGCAGAGTTGATTGAAGATGGTGTTACCGGTATCCTTGTGAAGGAATCAACGCCCCAAGAATTTGCAGCAGGATTACAGCGTGCCTTGGCAAGCGATGAGTACTGTAACAGTTTAAGAGAAAACTGCAAGAACGCTAGAGAACAGATATTAAGCGTTGAAGAGTACGCTAAGATTCTGATGGAAGAATATAAAAAACTGATGAAGAGGTAA
- a CDS encoding O-antigen ligase family protein, with protein MENRILDKAKTIYFLVVAVMMHYFLNEYIDVGLHVTYRHAFALVLFASATLMFLHKPDFARGATAFKGACVYSLPLAVTTVVSLFIWFMGTADTGVISRGLSSSFIYTNMLSFALGSGALLYVFGSRGIWYNLIAIIVANLLMILTIIAQNGLATFFSEFVTLLVTFADVTGDVIIQAEIHELAFCLGAYLIYMLYKPKKNIAFFILLFLNLFCFLAALKRIAMIAIGVALLFGYVLKFIAHFNKKTAIRLVIFLSVLVVVLLLGYVALIKADVFTLLEQAGVNTSGRVEIYHAVDEFYEFHPGFLGNGIGFLTYQLNEFMTVNVGAVHNDFLQHFIDLGFWGYIIWLVSMVVVRVCYFGRKGNVENAIITFMLSLYLMIVSSTDNTMNYPLLTGVLAMLMMGNSFDEDARHTEMKLFGCVTGTKKEKERNSLL; from the coding sequence GTGGAAAACAGAATTTTAGACAAAGCGAAAACAATTTATTTTCTGGTTGTTGCAGTTATGATGCATTATTTTCTGAACGAATATATTGATGTTGGATTGCATGTTACATACCGCCACGCATTTGCCCTTGTTCTGTTTGCTTCTGCAACCTTGATGTTTTTACACAAACCGGATTTTGCCAGAGGGGCGACTGCCTTCAAAGGTGCTTGTGTTTATAGTCTTCCTTTGGCGGTTACCACGGTGGTATCATTATTTATCTGGTTTATGGGAACAGCAGATACCGGTGTTATTTCCAGAGGACTTTCCAGTTCCTTTATCTATACTAATATGTTATCTTTTGCCCTTGGCTCCGGTGCGTTGCTATATGTGTTCGGCAGCCGTGGTATCTGGTATAATCTGATTGCCATTATCGTCGCTAACTTGCTGATGATTCTAACTATTATTGCGCAAAACGGGCTGGCTACCTTCTTTTCCGAATTTGTTACCCTGTTGGTTACGTTTGCAGATGTTACAGGGGATGTTATTATTCAGGCGGAAATTCACGAACTTGCCTTCTGCTTAGGTGCATATCTGATTTATATGCTGTATAAACCGAAGAAAAACATTGCATTTTTTATTCTGCTGTTCTTAAATTTATTCTGTTTTTTAGCAGCGTTGAAGCGAATTGCAATGATTGCTATCGGGGTAGCGTTGCTGTTTGGTTATGTGCTAAAGTTTATTGCTCATTTCAACAAAAAAACGGCAATCAGACTGGTTATCTTCCTTTCTGTTTTGGTGGTTGTGCTGTTGTTAGGATATGTTGCTTTGATTAAGGCTGACGTATTTACTTTATTGGAACAGGCAGGCGTGAATACCAGCGGACGTGTTGAAATTTACCATGCGGTGGATGAGTTTTACGAATTTCACCCGGGATTTTTAGGAAACGGAATCGGTTTCCTGACTTATCAGCTCAATGAATTTATGACGGTGAATGTTGGTGCTGTTCATAACGATTTTTTGCAGCATTTCATTGATTTAGGCTTTTGGGGCTACATCATCTGGCTGGTATCTATGGTGGTAGTTCGGGTGTGCTATTTTGGCAGAAAAGGAAATGTTGAAAATGCGATTATCACATTTATGTTGTCGCTTTATCTGATGATTGTATCTTCCACGGATAATACGATGAATTATCCGCTTCTAACCGGAGTGCTGGCAATGCTGATGATGGGAAACAGTTTTGATGAGGATGCCCGGCATACCGAGATGAAGCTGTTTGGCTGTGTGACGGGTACAAAAAAAGAAAAGGAAAGGAATTCGCTGCTATGA